A DNA window from Streptomyces canus contains the following coding sequences:
- a CDS encoding MarR family winged helix-turn-helix transcriptional regulator has protein sequence MADDVLHHSTAARATDRPGDPSPFALGLLLRRAHWRVGAVMGEALRPLGIELRHFAVLIELVNHGPTVQRDLAAATGTDKAGIMRIVDDLERKGLAVRKAVPGDRRVRAVEITPGGLELFDSAHVAAEPLAERLVAELGRGEPEQLTDLLTRLAHPADDEA, from the coding sequence ATGGCCGACGACGTTCTCCACCACTCCACCGCCGCGCGTGCGACCGACCGTCCCGGGGATCCCTCTCCTTTCGCTCTCGGGCTGCTGCTGCGCCGGGCGCACTGGCGTGTAGGCGCGGTGATGGGGGAGGCGCTTCGGCCGCTCGGCATCGAGCTGCGGCATTTCGCTGTGCTGATCGAGCTGGTCAACCACGGGCCCACCGTGCAGCGGGATCTGGCGGCGGCGACAGGCACGGACAAAGCCGGGATCATGCGGATCGTGGACGACCTGGAGCGCAAGGGTCTGGCCGTACGCAAGGCGGTTCCCGGGGACCGGCGGGTCCGGGCGGTGGAGATTACACCTGGGGGACTGGAGCTGTTCGATTCCGCGCACGTGGCGGCAGAGCCGCTGGCTGAGCGTCTGGTTGCCGAACTGGGGCGCGGCGAGCCCGAGCAGCTGACGGATCTCCTGACCCGGCTTGCCCATCCCGCAGACGACGAGGCGTAG
- a CDS encoding FMN-dependent NADH-azoreductase, with protein MATLLHIDSSVFSGEASSSRSVTAAFRRAWEEQHPEGTVIYRDLAADPVPHITADAWSAGYTSPSEHNPEQSAAFAARVKLIEELEQADAVLIGAPMYNFSIPSTLKAWLDSVLLLGRTAGEAPSAQGTPVLVVASRGGSYAPGTPREGYDFVQNYLEAVLKGTLGLDLEFIVPELTMAPRNPAMSELIPRYEASRRHAFEEATSKAKGLAERLAA; from the coding sequence ATGGCCACGCTGCTGCACATCGACTCGTCCGTGTTCTCTGGCGAGGCGTCCTCGTCCCGTTCGGTCACGGCCGCCTTCCGCAGGGCATGGGAGGAGCAGCACCCGGAAGGCACGGTGATCTACCGCGACCTCGCTGCCGACCCCGTCCCGCACATCACCGCCGACGCCTGGTCCGCCGGTTACACCTCGCCGTCCGAGCACAATCCGGAGCAGTCCGCCGCGTTCGCCGCACGCGTGAAGCTCATCGAGGAGCTGGAGCAGGCGGACGCCGTCCTGATCGGCGCCCCCATGTACAACTTCTCGATTCCGTCGACCCTCAAGGCGTGGCTGGACAGCGTGCTCCTGCTCGGCCGCACCGCCGGGGAGGCCCCCTCCGCCCAGGGCACCCCGGTCCTCGTCGTCGCCAGCCGCGGCGGCTCCTATGCGCCGGGCACCCCGCGCGAGGGCTACGACTTCGTACAGAACTACCTGGAGGCCGTCCTCAAGGGCACCCTCGGCCTGGACCTCGAGTTCATCGTTCCGGAACTCACCATGGCTCCTCGCAACCCGGCCATGTCCGAGCTGATCCCTCGCTACGAGGCGTCCCGCCGGCACGCCTTCGAAGAGGCGACCTCCAAGGCCAAGGGACTCGCGGAGCGTCTCGCCGCGTAA
- a CDS encoding nitroreductase codes for MDTYEAVTSRRAVRAFTERPVPRETLERVLSTAAWAPSGSNIQPWRPFVVTGAPLAEIKKRAGERLASGDPWDEPEYEMYPATLKAPYRERRSAFGEQRYGALGIPREDLEARQRAAAANWDCFGAPAALFCYIDRDMGPAQWADVGMYLQTVMLLLRAEGLHSCPQMAWAKFHRTVAKVLSPPDELVLFCGMSIGFEDVNAADARTGRAPLDETVAFVEG; via the coding sequence ATGGACACCTATGAGGCGGTCACGAGCCGACGGGCGGTGCGCGCATTCACAGAGCGCCCTGTTCCGAGGGAGACACTGGAGCGCGTTCTGTCCACCGCGGCCTGGGCGCCGTCCGGATCGAACATCCAGCCGTGGCGTCCCTTTGTGGTGACCGGCGCGCCACTGGCCGAGATCAAGAAGCGTGCCGGCGAGCGCCTGGCCTCGGGTGACCCCTGGGACGAGCCGGAGTATGAGATGTACCCGGCCACGCTGAAGGCGCCCTACCGCGAGCGGCGATCCGCCTTCGGTGAGCAGCGCTACGGCGCTCTCGGCATACCGCGTGAGGACCTGGAGGCGCGTCAGAGAGCCGCTGCCGCAAATTGGGATTGTTTCGGCGCGCCCGCTGCCCTGTTCTGCTACATCGACCGTGACATGGGCCCAGCCCAGTGGGCTGACGTCGGCATGTATTTACAGACCGTCATGCTGCTGCTGCGCGCCGAAGGTCTGCACAGTTGTCCGCAGATGGCCTGGGCGAAGTTTCACAGGACCGTCGCGAAGGTTCTGTCACCCCCGGACGAGCTCGTCCTGTTCTGCGGCATGTCGATCGGGTTCGAGGACGTCAACGCGGCTGACGCCCGTACAGGCCGTGCGCCGCTTGACGAGACGGTCGCCTTCGTCGAGGGGTAG
- a CDS encoding DUF6924 domain-containing protein, with product MNQLPCTLEALVVRTDFSADGAWDALRASLFLPSKDGFLANVAVVDDRRYEGLTSDQALDLIPAEYQHPLLVLADSVALASTERPLLVLDLQGERGRGARVVAAQLWSIENNLSGANMDFEEFAGAVEEDGVFRGL from the coding sequence ATGAATCAGCTCCCCTGCACTTTGGAAGCCCTCGTTGTGCGCACCGACTTCTCGGCAGACGGTGCGTGGGACGCTCTGCGGGCGTCGTTGTTCTTGCCCAGCAAGGACGGTTTCCTGGCCAACGTCGCAGTCGTGGATGACCGGAGGTACGAGGGCTTGACATCCGACCAGGCCCTCGACCTGATCCCCGCGGAGTACCAGCATCCGCTTCTTGTCTTAGCGGACTCTGTAGCCCTCGCCTCGACTGAACGGCCGCTCCTCGTGCTGGACCTGCAGGGTGAGCGTGGGCGTGGTGCCCGCGTTGTGGCAGCCCAGCTGTGGAGCATTGAGAACAACCTCTCGGGTGCGAACATGGATTTCGAGGAGTTCGCCGGCGCCGTCGAGGAGGACGGCGTCTTCCGAGGCCTCTGA
- a CDS encoding TetR/AcrR family transcriptional regulator, whose amino-acid sequence MTTPPSRLRERKKQATREALREAALRLAVERGPDQVRVEDIAEAAGVSPRTYNNYFASREQAIVSAVTADREARIAAAVAARPAGVRLADAVTEAVVEQYTNTGEREREALLLITTWTALRDAFLDTTADIEPPLTPVIAERLGDAGARTARVLAASVAAAVRIALEGWLRPAGNAEAAGSFGTGGLVVPSGSLPDQLRAALAPLAPAFDAAERRTQP is encoded by the coding sequence GTGACGACACCACCATCAAGGCTGCGGGAGCGGAAGAAGCAGGCCACGCGCGAGGCGCTACGCGAGGCGGCCCTGCGCCTGGCCGTGGAGCGCGGGCCGGACCAGGTGCGGGTCGAGGACATCGCCGAGGCGGCCGGAGTCTCGCCGCGCACCTACAACAACTACTTCGCCAGTCGCGAGCAGGCGATCGTCTCCGCTGTTACCGCGGACCGGGAGGCGCGGATCGCGGCGGCGGTCGCGGCCCGGCCCGCAGGAGTGCGCCTGGCTGACGCCGTCACCGAAGCAGTGGTCGAGCAGTACACGAACACCGGTGAGCGCGAACGCGAGGCGCTGCTGCTGATCACCACCTGGACCGCGCTGCGCGACGCGTTCCTCGATACCACCGCCGACATCGAGCCCCCTCTCACGCCAGTGATCGCCGAACGCCTAGGTGACGCCGGAGCACGCACAGCCCGCGTTCTCGCGGCAAGCGTGGCCGCGGCGGTTCGCATCGCGTTGGAAGGCTGGCTTCGGCCGGCCGGGAACGCAGAGGCCGCCGGGAGCTTCGGCACCGGAGGACTGGTCGTGCCCTCCGGCTCACTGCCCGACCAGCTCCGCGCGGCACTGGCCCCGCTCGCGCCCGCGTTCGATGCCGCCGAGCGACGCACCCAGCCGTGA